gtcatataataaacctgtatgctattgatttaaacttctaagttgagttcttgtgaaatctctgtcgtggtctAAGACTGAGGGTTACACAACAGGGAGAATTgctgctgtgcagctgtggtcTTTACACAACAGATCAGTGATGACACAAATCTGGAATCTAATGTCAAAGCTACAAGTTCAGAATTCAAAGGAGTTGAGGGGAAACAAAGAGACGTCTGTTTGTAGTCTAAAGCTGGAACAGCAGACAGTTGGACGTCATCGGCTCGGTCCCCAGCAGTCAGAAGGTTTCAGCTGTTCATGTAAATGTTAAGATTATTCTCTATTAGGATTTTAGAGAATCAAGAATCAGAATTGCACTGCAATATTCACAGTTATGATTTTTAAGTGATTTTTTTTGCACACCCTTTTTTTATTgcactgtattgttttgtagGTGCTTTTACAATTTTATAAATAACGCTTATCTAATCTTGACAGCACACAAGGTTTGTAAGGTGTAGAAAATAAGTAAAAGTCATAATTATTAAACCCCAATAAGGTGCCCtgcttctggcaccaggtgtatccttgagcaagacacttcacacctTACACTAGCTCCCTGGTACCCGGGGATTAATACAGTTCAATCATAAAAACGTAGTTTTTTGGCAAAATGGCAAAAGCAAAGAACTTCTCATTCAACACAAGTACCCTTTTTTCTAAACTATCAGAACTCCTATCAGAATACTGCTCTGCGTGTGTTTGGTACTCTAAGCATAAGGACAAACTAAGTCAGGACCAAAGttcaacagacaaacacagcaagAGGAGGGTATCCTTGTGTAAGACTCCAAACCCCAAGTCGCCTCCATTGAGAATAACAGCCCTGCCATCAGTGGCAAAGCTCTTCAATGTGTCTGGGAAGATGCTATTGGAAATTTGGCATGAAAACATGAGAACAATGGCAAATCCTTGTGTCACTTCATGACAATGACTCACTGGCCAGTTTCTGTGTGAACACCTACTGTTGGTCGAGTGCCAATTGTCAACATTTCATTCATCCATGGGTTAGAAGGAAGGAGATTGTTCTTTACGCAAtaagtgtttgtgtctggagaATGAACCAAAGCTCTAGTGAACGTTTTATCGTGGGACTAATGCTGCCATTGTCTTCTTTTTACAGCTGCATGTGGCCTCAGTGTTTCTGCTATTTCCTGTTCAGTTTTAGTCATGCCTCAAATATTTCTCAATTCAACAAATCCGTCCTCCACCACCCACGCTGTGACTTCTCACCCAGTTAAAAATTACAGCCGAACCAACCCAGGGCTGAAACCTCACATGGAtgttttcttcatcttctcAATTAATATGACAGTAGTAATGAATAATCAAAATTGAATAGTTTAAACTTTATTGATGCCAGCAGTGGGGATATTTATCTGACCATTTATCACCTGGAGAGCAGTGAGCATCATCATCTTCTCCTTTGATGCTGTTTGTTCCAGACATCTTGCAGTTTTCTTGAAAAATGTGACACAACCACAAAACAGATTTGATGCTTTTCTCAACATCTCAGCTCAGTTAAATTGTGAGATTAACCCTGAGCTGCTAAAGCACCATGTTTGTTGAACCTAACCTAAAATGGCAGTAGTTCATACTCTgttaatacataaaatacaaaaactatTACCTTTTTAactcaaatgaaataaaaacccatgataattaattaattcaaacATGTCTTTATTTGTTTACTCTAATAGTACGAGTCCATGATGCGTCTCATGCTCATGAACCTCATGTTGCCCATGTTCATGAAGCTCCGGTATTCTCCTGGCCTAATGTAAACCATCTGGCCTCTGAAGTGGGGCTGCTCGTACATCAACCAGTGTCCGTCCATCACGTGGCACGACATGCAGTTGGACATATGGAAACGGTCCATAATGCTGTTGCAGTCATCCATCAGTTCATACATCTGGCCTCCAAAGTTCTCTCGCTCATAGATCCTCATCCTGTAGGAGCCGCGGTGCTGTAATGCATCAACtgtgatttgatttgatgatcccacaagcaaacaaaaactaaaaatgtctgttttaaGATTTAAGAAGAGATGACCTGAGCATTTTGCAAGTTCCCctgaatgtttgtttgtctggatAAATGTATTTTCAGAGTAAATCACTGGAAGTTTGCTTGTGTTAGACATTTTTCTGCCACTTCCACCCACAGAGAACCTGCTCAGCTTCATAACATCAATGACATccttgtctgttttctttttcagctCCTGTTGTAAACTGTCTTTGAACACAAGTCACAATTTCTAGATTTGTGTCTGGTTACCATAGGAACCATGCGCCAAGACCGGATGCAGTCACTCATTCCCATCATGGTCATGTAGTCGGCGTACTCGCCCCTCCGCAGGAAATACTGGTTTCCCATGAAGTTGGTGCGGTCGTACACCACAAAGCAGCCTCTCTCCACCCGACAGGAGTGACACCTGCTCAGGTAAGATGACATGTCGGCACAGTCACTGCTGCACTCATAGGAACGGCCCTGGAAGTTCCTGTCCTCGTAGAAGATGATCTGTGTGGAGAAACGTCAGCCACACATTACCAGTTGTCATCTGTGGACTGTGCTCTGTCTGCGTTCAGAGTGACTTACCTTGCTTCTCATGTTCATGCCGGTGGTGGACATGTTGCTGACGGAGGCTTTCCTTCTCACCTGCGTCAACTCTCAGCTTTTATACACCTGAGTGTCGggttctgttttgtgtgtcaaTGTGCTTAGTCAGCACTCACACAAAGCCTCTTTGTGAAAGGGTTAACAATGAGTGTGTGAGGCCTTTTCATCCACACAACCCAGCAAAACACATCTATATGCACCTTTACACACATTTTGACAGTgacgctgtttgtgtgtgactctgttCACTGATTTTTAATTAGCAGCAGAAATCACCACAGTCCTGAAGTTTCAGGAGTTACCAGATCATGTTCTTATGGAAATTGTTGGATGAATACCCTTTTGGgcattggctgactgacggtaagcatatcgcgtcacttccggttactgaggtttggtaccgctgtgtgtgtacggcgttactctccgctcttttctaaatattat
The genomic region above belongs to Betta splendens chromosome 6, fBetSpl5.4, whole genome shotgun sequence and contains:
- the LOC114857216 gene encoding gamma-crystallin M2-like, which gives rise to MSTTGMNMRSKIIFYEDRNFQGRSYECSSDCADMSSYLSRCHSCRVERGCFVVYDRTNFMGNQYFLRRGEYADYMTMMGMSDCIRSWRMVPMHRGSYRMRIYERENFGGQMYELMDDCNSIMDRFHMSNCMSCHVMDGHWLMYEQPHFRGQMVYIRPGEYRSFMNMGNMRFMSMRRIMDSYY